A stretch of Lathyrus oleraceus cultivar Zhongwan6 chromosome 6, CAAS_Psat_ZW6_1.0, whole genome shotgun sequence DNA encodes these proteins:
- the LOC127093386 gene encoding BTB/POZ domain-containing protein NPY1 isoform X1 encodes MKFMKLGSKPDALQYDGNFVRYISSELATDIIIAVGEVKFDLHKFPLLSKSNRLQKLVSKANEDNADEIYLDDFPGGPKAFEICAKFCYGMTVTLNAYNVVAARCAAEFLEMTEDMDRGNLIFKIDVFLTSSIFRSWKDSIIVLQTAKSLFPWSEDLKIVGRCIDSIASKTSVDPVNITWSYTYNRKLAKVDKIVEDKVTAKEKFESVPKDWWVEDICELDIDLYKRVMITVKSKGRMDGVVIGEALKMYAVRWLPDSVDALVSDAHARRNKSLVETIVCLLPCDNGVGCSCSFLLKLLKVAILVEADESSREELMNNISLKLHEASVKDILIPARSPQITTYDIDLVQDLLNRYMTNEKKNRGVDIVDKNDKVFGESILGNRSILNVGKLVDGYLGEIAHDPNLSLSSFVDLSQSIPEFARPNHDGLYKAIDIYLKEHQSLTKSERKNICGLMNVKKLTADASAHAAQNERLPVRVVVQVLYFEQVRAAASTRAFASPRSLLNGDAEYEKTLGGSCHSLIRQTSRMKIKDDEFRRSVRLSKKSSKNSRSGMQLLPSRSRRIFDKLWNVGKGQGENKSSETSGGSNSPTSVVLGDTKSSGSSLRHQRHSIS; translated from the exons ATGAAGTTCATGAAGTTAGGTTCCAAGCCTGATGCACTTCAATACGATGGCAACTTTGTCAG GTATATATCTTCTGAATTGGCTACAGATATTATCATAGCTGTTGGTGAAGTTAAGTTTGATCTTCACAAG TTCCCTCTACTGTCCAAAAGCAATCGCTTGCAGAAGTTGGTGTCGAAAGCTAACGAAGATAATGCTGATGAGATTTATTTGGACGATTTCCCGGGAGGACCTAAAGCCTTTGAAATATGTGCGAAGTTTTGCTATGGAATGACTGTTACTCTAAATGCTTACAATGTCGTGGCTGCTCGATGTGCGGCTGAGTTTCTTGAGATGACAGAGGATATGGATAGAGGAAACTTGATTTTCAAAATTGACGTGTTTCTCACCTCGAGTATATTTCGTAGCTGGAAGGATTCTATAATTGTTCTCCAAACTGCTAAATCACTTTTCCCTTGGTCCGAGGATCTAAAGATTGTCGGAAGATGCATAGATTCCATAGCTTCGAAAACTTCTGTTGATCCGGTGAACATCACCTGGTCTTACACTTACAACAGGAAACTAGCAAAGGTTGACAAAATTGTCGAGGACAAGGTAACGGCAAAAGAGAAATTTGAGTCTGTTCCGAAGGATTGGTGGGTTGAGGATATATGTGAGCTGGACATTGATCTCTATAAACGCGTAATGATTACTGTGAAATCAAAGGGAAGAATGGACGGTGTTGTGATCGGCGAGGCACTGAAAATGTATGCAGTTAGATGGTTACCTGATTCAGTTGATGCATTGGTTTCTGATGCTCATGCCCGGAGGAACAAATCTCTGGTTGAAACAATTGTGTGTTTATTACCATGTGATAACGGTGTAGGTTGTTCTTGTAGTTTCTTGTTGAAACTATTGAAAGTGGCCATACTTGTTGAAGCGGATGAATCGTCCAGAGAAGAGTTGATGAACAACATCAGCCTAAAATTGCACGAAGCTTCCGTCAAAGATATACTGATTCCAGCAAGGTCTCCGCAGATTACTACTTATGATATTGATTTGGTGCAAGATCTTTTGAACCGGTATATGACTAATGAAAAGAAAAACCGTGGTGTGGATATTGTAGACAAGAATGATAAGGTATTTGGTGAATCGATTTTAGGGAATAGGTCGATACTGAATGttggcaagttggttgatggttATCTTGGAGAAATTGCACATGATCCAAATCTCAGCCTCTCGAGTTTCGTTGATTTGTCACAGTCAATTCCAGAGTTTGCTCGACCAAATCATGATGGTCTATACAAAGCCATTGACATCTACTTGAAG GAGCACCAAAGTCTAACAAAATCTGAAAGGAAGAACATATGTGGACTGATGAATGTAAAGAAATTAACTGCCGACGCATCGGCACACGCTGCACAGAACGAACGTCTTCCCGTTCGAGTTGTTGTGCAGGTTCTATATTTCGAACAAGTTAGAGCTGCAGCAAGCACCCGGGCATTTGCCAGTCCACGCTCACTTCTAAACGGAGATGCGGAGTATGAGAAAACTTTGGGAGGGAGCTGCCATTCCCTCATCAGACAAACAAGCCGCATGAAGATCAAAGACGACGAGTTTCGCAGGAGTGTGAGGCTGAGTAAGAAGAGTAGCAAAAACAGCAGAAGCGGCATGCAGTTGCTTCCGTCTCGGTCGAGGAGAATATTTGATAAGTTATGGAATGTTGGTAAAGGACAAGGAGAGAATAAGAGTTCAGAAACTTCAGGGGGTTCTAATAGTCCAACTTCTGTAGTGCTTGGAGATACCAAGTCTTCTGGTTCATCTTTAAGACACCAAAGACATTCTATCTCTTAG
- the LOC127093386 gene encoding BTB/POZ domain-containing protein NPY1 isoform X2 gives MTVTLNAYNVVAARCAAEFLEMTEDMDRGNLIFKIDVFLTSSIFRSWKDSIIVLQTAKSLFPWSEDLKIVGRCIDSIASKTSVDPVNITWSYTYNRKLAKVDKIVEDKVTAKEKFESVPKDWWVEDICELDIDLYKRVMITVKSKGRMDGVVIGEALKMYAVRWLPDSVDALVSDAHARRNKSLVETIVCLLPCDNGVGCSCSFLLKLLKVAILVEADESSREELMNNISLKLHEASVKDILIPARSPQITTYDIDLVQDLLNRYMTNEKKNRGVDIVDKNDKVFGESILGNRSILNVGKLVDGYLGEIAHDPNLSLSSFVDLSQSIPEFARPNHDGLYKAIDIYLKEHQSLTKSERKNICGLMNVKKLTADASAHAAQNERLPVRVVVQVLYFEQVRAAASTRAFASPRSLLNGDAEYEKTLGGSCHSLIRQTSRMKIKDDEFRRSVRLSKKSSKNSRSGMQLLPSRSRRIFDKLWNVGKGQGENKSSETSGGSNSPTSVVLGDTKSSGSSLRHQRHSIS, from the exons ATGACTGTTACTCTAAATGCTTACAATGTCGTGGCTGCTCGATGTGCGGCTGAGTTTCTTGAGATGACAGAGGATATGGATAGAGGAAACTTGATTTTCAAAATTGACGTGTTTCTCACCTCGAGTATATTTCGTAGCTGGAAGGATTCTATAATTGTTCTCCAAACTGCTAAATCACTTTTCCCTTGGTCCGAGGATCTAAAGATTGTCGGAAGATGCATAGATTCCATAGCTTCGAAAACTTCTGTTGATCCGGTGAACATCACCTGGTCTTACACTTACAACAGGAAACTAGCAAAGGTTGACAAAATTGTCGAGGACAAGGTAACGGCAAAAGAGAAATTTGAGTCTGTTCCGAAGGATTGGTGGGTTGAGGATATATGTGAGCTGGACATTGATCTCTATAAACGCGTAATGATTACTGTGAAATCAAAGGGAAGAATGGACGGTGTTGTGATCGGCGAGGCACTGAAAATGTATGCAGTTAGATGGTTACCTGATTCAGTTGATGCATTGGTTTCTGATGCTCATGCCCGGAGGAACAAATCTCTGGTTGAAACAATTGTGTGTTTATTACCATGTGATAACGGTGTAGGTTGTTCTTGTAGTTTCTTGTTGAAACTATTGAAAGTGGCCATACTTGTTGAAGCGGATGAATCGTCCAGAGAAGAGTTGATGAACAACATCAGCCTAAAATTGCACGAAGCTTCCGTCAAAGATATACTGATTCCAGCAAGGTCTCCGCAGATTACTACTTATGATATTGATTTGGTGCAAGATCTTTTGAACCGGTATATGACTAATGAAAAGAAAAACCGTGGTGTGGATATTGTAGACAAGAATGATAAGGTATTTGGTGAATCGATTTTAGGGAATAGGTCGATACTGAATGttggcaagttggttgatggttATCTTGGAGAAATTGCACATGATCCAAATCTCAGCCTCTCGAGTTTCGTTGATTTGTCACAGTCAATTCCAGAGTTTGCTCGACCAAATCATGATGGTCTATACAAAGCCATTGACATCTACTTGAAG GAGCACCAAAGTCTAACAAAATCTGAAAGGAAGAACATATGTGGACTGATGAATGTAAAGAAATTAACTGCCGACGCATCGGCACACGCTGCACAGAACGAACGTCTTCCCGTTCGAGTTGTTGTGCAGGTTCTATATTTCGAACAAGTTAGAGCTGCAGCAAGCACCCGGGCATTTGCCAGTCCACGCTCACTTCTAAACGGAGATGCGGAGTATGAGAAAACTTTGGGAGGGAGCTGCCATTCCCTCATCAGACAAACAAGCCGCATGAAGATCAAAGACGACGAGTTTCGCAGGAGTGTGAGGCTGAGTAAGAAGAGTAGCAAAAACAGCAGAAGCGGCATGCAGTTGCTTCCGTCTCGGTCGAGGAGAATATTTGATAAGTTATGGAATGTTGGTAAAGGACAAGGAGAGAATAAGAGTTCAGAAACTTCAGGGGGTTCTAATAGTCCAACTTCTGTAGTGCTTGGAGATACCAAGTCTTCTGGTTCATCTTTAAGACACCAAAGACATTCTATCTCTTAG